From a single bacterium genomic region:
- the pafA gene encoding Pup--protein ligase codes for MQKRIYGIETEYGIIFTPEGRKTLPVEKAIRFLFEKLITTEHFLNVFLENGARFYQDTGCHPEYATPECISPSQLIIYDKAGERILEDLQIYAEEKIREERIAGKLSIFKNNTDFVGNSYGCHENYLVDRDVDFYYLAEQLIPFLVTRQIYTGAGKVFQTQDGIHYCVSQRAQHIYQKISGTTTNDRSIINTRDEPHADREKYRRLHVIVGDSNMSEYTNFVKVGTASVVLQMIEDNYINKDFTLRNPVKAIKDITYDSTCKRRLRLDNGREYSPIEIQREYCEMAQKYIEQYPVTEDHKKAVHMWQHVLDCLDTDPEKLDRQIDWVIKRKLIQSWVDKHDTTWTDPRVLMLDLQYHDLRRERSLYYLLERKGAVERLFTDEEVDAAKTAPPPDTRARMRGEFIKLARENSIQYDLDWSNIRLGNLLNVRVICNNPFETDTEKVAELVRTIQKTNLRKTSLSKLVIQS; via the coding sequence GTGCAGAAGCGCATTTACGGGATCGAGACCGAGTACGGGATCATCTTCACGCCGGAGGGGCGGAAGACCCTGCCGGTCGAGAAGGCGATCCGCTTCCTCTTCGAGAAGCTCATCACGACGGAACACTTCCTGAACGTGTTCCTCGAGAACGGCGCTCGGTTCTACCAGGACACCGGCTGTCACCCCGAGTACGCGACGCCCGAGTGCATCTCGCCGAGCCAGCTCATCATCTACGACAAGGCCGGTGAGCGGATCCTCGAAGATCTCCAGATCTACGCCGAGGAGAAGATCCGCGAGGAACGGATCGCCGGGAAGCTCTCGATCTTCAAGAACAACACCGACTTCGTCGGGAACAGCTACGGCTGCCACGAGAACTACCTCGTCGACCGCGACGTGGACTTCTACTACCTGGCCGAGCAGCTGATTCCGTTCCTCGTCACGCGCCAGATCTACACCGGTGCGGGCAAGGTCTTCCAGACCCAGGACGGGATCCACTACTGCGTGTCCCAGCGCGCGCAGCACATCTACCAGAAGATCTCGGGCACGACTACCAATGACAGGTCGATCATCAATACCAGGGACGAGCCGCACGCGGACCGCGAGAAGTATCGCCGCCTGCATGTGATCGTCGGTGACTCGAACATGAGCGAGTACACCAACTTCGTGAAGGTCGGTACGGCTTCGGTCGTCCTGCAGATGATCGAAGACAACTACATCAACAAGGACTTCACGCTTCGCAATCCGGTCAAGGCGATCAAGGACATCACCTACGACTCGACCTGCAAGCGGCGTCTGCGCCTCGACAATGGCCGCGAGTACTCGCCGATCGAGATCCAGCGCGAATACTGCGAGATGGCCCAGAAGTACATCGAGCAGTACCCGGTGACCGAGGACCACAAGAAGGCCGTGCACATGTGGCAGCACGTGCTCGACTGCCTCGACACGGACCCGGAGAAGCTCGATCGCCAGATCGACTGGGTGATCAAGCGGAAGCTGATCCAGAGCTGGGTGGACAAGCACGACACGACGTGGACCGATCCGCGCGTGCTGATGCTCGACCTCCAGTACCACGACCTGCGTCGCGAGCGCAGCCTCTACTACCTGCTCGAGCGCAAGGGGGCGGTCGAACGTCTCTTCACCGACGAAGAGGTCGATGCCGCGAAGACCGCGCCGCCGCCGGACACGCGGGCCCGGATGCGCGGTGAGTTCATCAAGCTCGCCCGCGAGAACTCGATCCAGTACGACCTCGACTGGTCGAACATCCGCCTCGGCAACCTCCTGAACGTCCGCGTCATCTGTAACAATCCATTCGAGACGGATACGGAGAAGGTCGCGGAGCTCGTGCGCACGATTCAGAAGACGAATCTGCGCAAGACCTCGCTCTCGAAGCTCGTCATCCAGAGCTGA
- the prcA gene encoding proteasome subunit alpha, which translates to MSMPFYVSPEQVMADKAEFARKGIARGKSIVALEHQGGVLLMAENATSLNKIGEIYDRIAFCGVGKFSEFDQLRKVGVRYADTTGYAYSREDVRGRGLANAFSQVIGEVFTREIKPLELEIIVAEVGDDRYEDHKSNSLYRIKYDGFISDHPGFVAIGGNVEEVESVLKNDYRDGMPAGEATQLGRRALSAGAERSSELDAGSLEVCLLDRERTGRKFCRLSADEVQGMLDGS; encoded by the coding sequence ATGTCGATGCCCTTCTACGTCTCGCCTGAACAGGTCATGGCCGACAAGGCCGAGTTCGCCCGCAAGGGGATCGCTCGCGGCAAGTCGATCGTGGCCCTCGAGCATCAGGGCGGTGTGCTGCTGATGGCCGAGAACGCGACTTCGCTCAACAAGATCGGAGAGATCTACGACCGGATCGCCTTCTGCGGTGTCGGGAAGTTCTCCGAGTTCGACCAGCTGCGGAAGGTCGGCGTTCGCTACGCGGACACCACCGGCTATGCCTACAGTCGAGAAGACGTGCGCGGCCGGGGACTCGCCAATGCGTTCTCCCAGGTCATCGGTGAGGTCTTCACCCGGGAGATCAAGCCGCTCGAGCTCGAGATCATCGTGGCCGAGGTCGGCGACGATCGGTACGAGGACCACAAGTCGAACTCGCTCTACCGGATCAAGTACGACGGGTTCATCAGTGATCATCCCGGCTTCGTCGCAATCGGCGGGAACGTGGAAGAGGTCGAATCGGTTCTCAAGAACGACTATCGCGACGGAATGCCCGCGGGGGAGGCGACCCAGCTGGGGCGGCGAGCCCTGAGTGCGGGAGCAGAACGAAGTTCTGAATTGGATGCAGGCAGCCTGGAAGTCTGCCTCCTGGATCGGGAAAGGACCGGCCGCAAGTTCTGCCGCCTTTCTGCCGATGAAGTTCAAGGTATGCTCGACGGTAGCTAG
- the prcB gene encoding proteasome subunit beta has protein sequence MPVQGNYQGSSFFELLRVDHPHLAPDLSAWGESAVNFGAGEVPHGTTVLTMKFGDGVLVAGDRLATAGHSVASRDVVKVFETDPYSVMAISGAAGPCIEMARILSVELEHYEKLEGESLELEGKANKLSQMIRANLPAAMQGLAVVPLFAGYDTRRKTGRLWKFDITGGRYEEGEFDATGSGGLFARESLKHGWAADLSRDDAVKVAVAALTAAADEDRATGGVDLERGIYPIIKVCDRNGHSDASEQEIAACYRAILDARAAGGNL, from the coding sequence GTGCCGGTTCAGGGCAACTACCAGGGTTCGAGCTTCTTCGAGCTCCTACGGGTCGACCATCCGCATCTCGCGCCGGATCTGTCGGCGTGGGGCGAGAGCGCCGTGAACTTCGGCGCGGGAGAGGTTCCGCACGGGACGACCGTGCTGACCATGAAGTTCGGCGACGGCGTCCTGGTCGCGGGCGATCGCCTCGCGACGGCGGGCCACTCCGTGGCTTCGCGCGATGTCGTGAAGGTCTTCGAGACGGATCCCTACTCGGTGATGGCGATCTCCGGCGCGGCCGGGCCGTGCATCGAGATGGCCCGCATCCTGTCGGTCGAGCTCGAGCACTACGAGAAGCTCGAGGGCGAGTCCCTCGAGCTCGAGGGCAAGGCCAACAAGCTCTCCCAGATGATCCGCGCCAACCTGCCGGCCGCGATGCAGGGCCTCGCGGTCGTGCCGCTCTTCGCCGGCTACGACACGCGCCGGAAGACCGGGCGCCTCTGGAAGTTCGACATCACGGGCGGTCGCTACGAGGAAGGCGAGTTCGATGCGACGGGCTCGGGTGGCCTCTTCGCTCGGGAATCGCTGAAGCACGGTTGGGCCGCCGACCTGTCGCGCGACGACGCGGTCAAGGTCGCCGTCGCGGCCCTGACGGCCGCTGCGGACGAGGACCGGGCGACCGGCGGGGTCGATCTCGAACGCGGGATCTACCCGATCATCAAGGTCTGCGACCGGAACGGACACAGCGACGCGAGCGAGCAGGAAATCGCCGCGTGCTACCGCGCGATTCTCGATGCGCGCGCTGCAGGAGGGAACCTCTGA
- a CDS encoding ubiquitin-like protein Pup — MAEKGGQTQKNKGGGSDDGDEASGDGGQKLKEKGEDLKEDMDNLLDEIDSVLEENAEEFVKNYVQRGGE, encoded by the coding sequence ATGGCGGAGAAGGGCGGGCAGACCCAGAAGAACAAGGGCGGCGGCAGCGACGACGGCGACGAGGCGTCCGGCGACGGCGGTCAGAAGCTCAAGGAGAAGGGCGAGGATCTCAAGGAGGACATGGACAACCTCCTCGACGAGATCGACTCGGTCCTCGAAGAGAACGCCGAAGAGTTCGTGAAGAACTACGTCCAGCGCGGCGGCGAATAG
- the dop gene encoding depupylase/deamidase Dop: MAIPTVMGTEIEFGIMVKNDPDFDPISSCVLIVNAYREDPDGRILWDYDQENPLADARGFQVEGEKYTPNQQENIARNKTLINGARYYVDHAHPEYSSPEVTNARDLVIHEKAGERVIEISRREANQLLPEGAQMLIYKNNSDRKGNSYGCHENYLMDRRTSFKQVVEPLLPFFSTRQIWCGAGKVGSENRSHPCDYQLSQRADFFETEVALDTMVKRPIVNTRDEPHADREKYRRLHVIVGDSNMSEYTIYLRNGVTALILSMIEDGAITKDLSLRDPVKAIREVSHDVGLKQELTMDDGTSKTALQIQSEFYEMMLAYTSSRSLDPIQKDVIQKWGEVLEALGDDPMKLDTRIDWVIKKRLIEGYMDRKGLGWDDSQVQMLDLQYHDSRPDKGLYYLLERQGKVERIVTDEEIQHAVYNAPQDTRAFFRGECLKRYPGEVFGVNWDSISFGLEDESIKRVMMAEPLKGTNEIVGGLLDKSETAAQLLENMGS, translated from the coding sequence ATGGCGATTCCCACTGTCATGGGTACCGAGATCGAGTTCGGGATCATGGTCAAGAACGACCCCGACTTCGACCCCATCTCGTCCTGCGTCCTGATCGTGAACGCCTATCGCGAGGACCCGGACGGCAGGATCCTGTGGGACTACGACCAGGAGAACCCGCTCGCGGATGCGCGCGGGTTCCAGGTCGAGGGCGAGAAGTACACGCCCAACCAGCAGGAGAACATCGCCCGCAACAAGACGCTGATCAACGGCGCGCGCTACTACGTCGACCACGCCCATCCGGAGTATTCGAGCCCGGAGGTGACCAACGCCCGCGACCTCGTGATCCACGAGAAGGCGGGAGAGCGCGTGATCGAGATCAGCCGCCGAGAGGCGAACCAGCTGCTGCCGGAGGGCGCGCAGATGCTGATCTACAAGAACAACAGCGACCGCAAGGGCAACAGCTACGGCTGCCATGAGAACTACCTCATGGATCGCCGCACGTCCTTCAAGCAGGTCGTCGAGCCGCTGCTCCCCTTCTTCTCGACGCGCCAGATCTGGTGCGGTGCCGGCAAGGTCGGCAGCGAGAACCGAAGCCACCCGTGCGACTACCAGCTCTCCCAGCGCGCCGACTTCTTCGAGACCGAGGTCGCGCTCGACACGATGGTCAAGCGACCGATCGTGAATACCCGTGACGAGCCCCACGCGGATCGCGAGAAGTACCGCCGACTCCACGTGATCGTGGGGGACTCGAACATGAGCGAGTACACGATCTATCTGCGCAACGGGGTGACGGCGCTGATCCTGTCGATGATCGAGGACGGTGCGATCACGAAGGACCTTTCGCTGCGCGATCCGGTCAAGGCGATCCGCGAGGTCTCCCACGACGTGGGTCTGAAGCAGGAGCTCACGATGGACGACGGAACGTCGAAGACGGCGCTCCAGATCCAGAGCGAGTTCTACGAGATGATGCTCGCCTATACCTCCTCGCGCTCATTGGATCCCATCCAGAAGGACGTGATCCAGAAGTGGGGCGAGGTCCTCGAGGCGCTCGGCGACGACCCGATGAAGCTCGACACCCGGATCGACTGGGTGATCAAGAAGCGACTCATCGAGGGCTACATGGACCGCAAGGGCCTCGGCTGGGACGACTCCCAGGTCCAGATGCTCGACCTCCAGTACCACGATTCGCGCCCGGACAAGGGGCTCTACTACCTGCTCGAACGACAGGGCAAGGTGGAGCGGATCGTGACCGACGAGGAGATCCAGCACGCGGTCTACAACGCGCCCCAGGACACCCGGGCGTTCTTCCGCGGCGAATGCCTCAAGCGCTATCCCGGCGAGGTCTTCGGCGTGAACTGGGACTCGATCTCGTTCGGTCTCGAGGACGAATCGATCAAGCGCGTCATGATGGCGGAGCCCCTCAAGGGCACGAACGAGATCGTGGGCGGGCTGCTCGACAAGTCCGAGACGGCGGCGCAGCTGCTCGAGAACATGGGGTCCTGA
- the arc gene encoding proteasome ATPase: MRRINPSGGTGSASGRPEEGEFAQGGSPEYGGGDAPHPGSGRSDVSGRSDVSGRSDSEAERLQDAMRFFGSDSNEFRHRLDRMLADFETLRRRYDQARTQHRDAERQNEKLVAMLQEAKQQIELLKEEVDKLCAPPNTYGIFLRANKDGTSEILMDGRPMRVNVHPNLDPFQLDEGQYVVLNEAFNIIEGAEYTQRGEVCTVVDSISDSRVIVSGHTDDERVVTLSEPLRRETIKVGDPLLVDMRTMYAFEKLPKSSVEEVMLEEIPDVTYEDIGGLGDQIEILRDSVELPYLHPEVFLEHKLSPPKGILLYGPPGCGKTLIAKAVANSLAKRIESRTGKATTAYFLNVKGPELLNKYVGETESKLREVFKKARDKASQDVPVVVFFDEMDSLFRMRGSGVSSDMEATVVAQFLSEIDGVESLQNVIVIGASNRQDLIDPAVLRPGRLDLKVKVSRPDRDSAISILEKYMTDDLPLHETLVSRFDGDREKACKGMIMEVVDNMYSEGDENKFLEVTYAKGEREIFYFKDFSSGAMLENIVARAKRKAVKRFLEGGDHGITADDLIESVREEFKENEDLPNTTNPDDWARISGRKGERIINVRTLITGMERKEESIENVSAGQGQYL; the protein is encoded by the coding sequence ATGCGTCGGATCAATCCCTCCGGTGGAACCGGCTCGGCGAGCGGACGCCCGGAAGAGGGAGAGTTCGCCCAGGGTGGCTCGCCGGAGTACGGCGGTGGCGACGCCCCGCACCCCGGCAGCGGTCGTTCCGACGTTTCCGGTCGTTCTGACGTTTCCGGTCGCTCTGACAGCGAAGCCGAACGCCTGCAGGACGCGATGCGCTTCTTCGGCAGCGACTCGAACGAGTTCCGGCACCGGCTCGACCGGATGCTGGCGGACTTCGAGACGCTGCGACGACGCTATGACCAGGCGCGCACCCAGCACCGGGACGCCGAACGGCAGAACGAGAAGCTGGTGGCGATGCTCCAGGAGGCGAAGCAGCAGATCGAGCTCTTGAAGGAAGAGGTCGACAAGCTCTGCGCTCCGCCCAACACCTACGGGATCTTCCTCCGGGCCAACAAGGACGGGACCAGCGAGATCCTGATGGACGGCCGTCCGATGCGCGTGAACGTGCATCCGAACCTGGATCCGTTCCAGCTCGACGAAGGTCAGTACGTCGTCCTCAACGAGGCGTTCAACATCATCGAAGGCGCCGAGTACACCCAGCGCGGTGAGGTCTGCACGGTCGTCGACTCGATCTCCGACAGCCGCGTGATCGTCAGTGGACACACCGACGACGAACGGGTGGTCACCCTCTCCGAGCCGCTGCGCCGGGAGACGATCAAAGTCGGCGACCCGCTTCTCGTGGACATGCGAACCATGTACGCCTTCGAGAAGCTGCCGAAGTCGTCGGTCGAAGAGGTGATGCTCGAGGAGATCCCGGACGTCACCTACGAAGACATCGGGGGCCTGGGCGACCAGATCGAGATCCTGCGGGATTCGGTCGAGCTGCCCTATCTCCACCCGGAGGTCTTCCTGGAGCACAAGCTCAGCCCGCCGAAGGGCATCCTGCTCTACGGCCCGCCCGGCTGCGGCAAGACGCTGATCGCGAAAGCGGTGGCGAACAGTCTGGCCAAGCGGATCGAGTCCCGGACGGGGAAGGCCACCACGGCGTACTTCCTGAACGTCAAGGGCCCGGAGCTGCTCAACAAGTACGTCGGCGAGACCGAGAGCAAGCTGCGCGAGGTCTTCAAGAAGGCCCGCGACAAGGCCAGCCAGGACGTGCCGGTCGTCGTCTTCTTCGACGAGATGGACTCGCTCTTCCGCATGCGCGGATCGGGCGTCTCCTCGGACATGGAGGCCACGGTCGTGGCCCAGTTCCTCTCGGAGATCGACGGCGTCGAATCGCTCCAGAACGTGATCGTGATCGGCGCCTCGAACCGTCAGGACCTGATCGACCCCGCGGTGCTCCGCCCGGGTCGTCTGGATCTGAAGGTCAAGGTGTCGCGACCCGATCGCGATTCGGCCATCTCGATCCTCGAGAAGTACATGACCGACGATCTCCCGCTGCACGAGACCCTCGTGAGTCGCTTCGACGGCGACCGCGAGAAGGCGTGCAAGGGCATGATCATGGAGGTCGTCGACAACATGTACTCCGAGGGGGACGAGAACAAGTTCCTCGAGGTGACCTACGCCAAGGGCGAGCGCGAGATCTTCTACTTCAAGGACTTCTCCTCCGGCGCGATGCTCGAGAACATCGTCGCCCGCGCCAAGCGCAAGGCCGTCAAGCGCTTCCTCGAAGGGGGCGACCACGGCATCACGGCCGACGACCTGATCGAGTCGGTGCGCGAGGAGTTCAAGGAGAACGAGGATCTTCCGAACACCACGAATCCGGACGACTGGGCCCGGATCTCCGGCCGGAAGGGCGAACGGATCATCAACGTCCGAACGCTCATCACCGGCATGGAGCGCAAGGAAGAGAGCATCGAGAACGTCTCCGCCGGCCAGGGGCAGTACCTCTGA
- a CDS encoding outer membrane lipoprotein carrier protein LolA, whose protein sequence is MAIVGGGVRALRAMMATGLVGLSTAGAFAGEEAVEAACAPRAGAEAAALVQSRYDGIRDLAAAFEQESQSATFGGRALMDSDVKRGEVVFAKPGRMRWRYADPEPSLVVSDGETLWIHDIEGGTATRLEVTAGYLSGAALQFLLGDGKIVDAFDVEATRCTAERVDLTLLPREDATYERLGLVADRKTGDIVATSVVDLFGNETIIRFRDVLVNQAPPDSTFAFDPPEGVELIDYAAGAAGAEGALDADAGWPSPEGGDASTR, encoded by the coding sequence ATGGCGATCGTAGGAGGAGGCGTGCGTGCGTTGCGCGCGATGATGGCGACGGGGCTCGTCGGGCTGAGCACGGCGGGTGCGTTCGCCGGGGAAGAGGCCGTCGAGGCTGCCTGCGCGCCGCGGGCCGGGGCGGAGGCCGCGGCGCTCGTCCAGAGCCGCTACGACGGCATTCGCGATCTCGCCGCCGCGTTCGAGCAGGAGAGCCAGTCGGCGACCTTCGGTGGGCGAGCGTTGATGGATTCGGACGTGAAGCGGGGCGAGGTCGTCTTCGCCAAGCCCGGGCGGATGCGATGGCGTTACGCCGACCCGGAGCCGAGCCTCGTCGTCAGCGACGGCGAGACGCTCTGGATCCACGACATCGAGGGCGGGACCGCCACCCGCCTCGAAGTCACCGCCGGCTACCTGAGCGGCGCCGCGCTCCAGTTCCTGCTCGGGGACGGGAAGATCGTGGACGCCTTCGACGTCGAAGCGACGCGCTGCACCGCCGAGCGGGTGGACCTCACCTTGCTTCCGCGCGAGGACGCAACCTACGAGCGCCTCGGGCTGGTTGCGGATCGGAAGACCGGAGACATCGTCGCGACGTCGGTCGTCGACCTCTTCGGCAACGAGACGATCATCCGCTTCCGGGACGTTCTCGTGAACCAGGCGCCGCCGGATTCGACCTTCGCCTTCGATCCGCCCGAAGGCGTCGAGCTGATCGACTACGCGGCGGGAGCAGCCGGCGCCGAAGGGGCGCTGGACGCCGATGCCGGCTGGCCCAGTCCGGAAGGCGGGGACGCGAGCACGCGCTGA
- a CDS encoding DNA translocase FtsK 4TM domain-containing protein, which produces MAKAAAKSRAKRGGRKAEERSEDGPVLVAAGSEIAGLVLIGLSLLATLALATYAPSDPIGQLVEVSNRAGPVGATLAGGLLRGFGAGAIVFVAACAFLGGRLVMSLGMPGLLSRFWIGAVVLIPTVALLPPLLYRLAPESVPWVEPGWLGGNGADFLTLLFGTAGALVLTGLGLAVGVLSLTGVSSGAVLGALGRAAVWSIERAMAFGEWVMRSLRRAMDFAVHLTRATIAGAGRAVRQTREAITQISVRREQRARRERVQERREPELSFEEEVREQEEPASPVDVLAEPEEKPAPAARRMRPGEEPDIVDHDEERKRKRKPEQEAFQFNENGPRGPFQLPDVAIFEAPPDGERTYDRDSLLMNSKILEKKLQDFGVTGRVVRVHPGPVITMYEYEPAAGIKVNKIVGLTDDLTMALRAISIRIIAPLPGKSVVGIEVPNPQRDTVYLRECLESDSFRKSKGKLAVAMGKDIFGNSVTSDLAKMPHLLVAGSTGTGKSVFLNSFLCSLLMRATPNELKLLMVDPKMLELSIYDGIPHLIADVVTSPKRAAAALQGVVRKMEERYQMMSATGVRNIDQFNEKARKMIEEGEESFELKLKPGQTTPEEIEWQELPYIVVVIDELADLMMSSAKEVEESLQRLAQMARAAGIHLVLATQRPSVDVLTGVIKANFPARVSFQVSSGTDSRTILDQKGADDLLGMGDMLFLPPGTAVLQRIHGPFVNETEVHDLVAFLKDQGRPVFDDDLMRASEEAATIESRGEDVDEMFDQAVEIVATTRNASISYVQRRLKIGYNRAARIIEQMELEGMIGPQIGSKGREVLLPTPAVEEEID; this is translated from the coding sequence ATGGCCAAGGCGGCGGCGAAGTCGCGCGCGAAGCGGGGCGGGCGCAAAGCCGAGGAGCGCAGCGAGGACGGTCCGGTCCTCGTCGCAGCGGGCTCCGAGATCGCGGGCCTGGTGCTGATCGGGCTCTCGCTCCTGGCGACCCTGGCCCTGGCGACCTACGCGCCGTCGGACCCGATCGGACAGCTGGTCGAAGTCTCGAATCGGGCGGGACCGGTCGGCGCCACCCTCGCCGGCGGGCTCCTGCGCGGTTTCGGCGCCGGCGCGATCGTCTTCGTCGCGGCCTGCGCCTTTCTCGGGGGCCGTCTCGTGATGAGCCTCGGGATGCCGGGGCTCCTTTCGCGCTTCTGGATCGGTGCGGTCGTGTTGATCCCGACCGTCGCCCTGCTTCCGCCGTTGCTCTATCGCCTGGCCCCCGAATCCGTGCCGTGGGTGGAGCCCGGCTGGCTGGGTGGGAACGGTGCGGATTTCCTCACGCTCCTCTTCGGAACGGCGGGTGCGCTCGTCCTGACCGGTCTCGGTCTCGCCGTCGGGGTGCTCTCGTTGACCGGCGTCTCGAGCGGCGCCGTGCTGGGCGCCCTCGGGCGCGCGGCCGTCTGGTCGATCGAGCGCGCGATGGCCTTCGGAGAATGGGTGATGCGGAGCCTGCGGCGCGCGATGGACTTCGCCGTCCATCTCACCCGCGCGACGATCGCCGGAGCCGGGCGTGCCGTCCGCCAGACCCGCGAGGCGATCACGCAGATCTCCGTGCGTCGCGAGCAGCGGGCGCGTCGCGAGCGCGTACAGGAGCGGCGCGAGCCCGAGCTCAGCTTCGAGGAAGAAGTGCGCGAGCAGGAGGAGCCCGCTTCGCCGGTCGATGTGCTCGCGGAGCCCGAGGAGAAGCCGGCGCCGGCCGCGCGACGGATGCGGCCAGGTGAAGAGCCCGACATCGTCGACCACGACGAGGAGCGCAAGCGCAAGCGGAAGCCCGAGCAGGAGGCCTTCCAGTTCAACGAGAACGGGCCGCGCGGCCCGTTCCAGCTCCCGGACGTCGCGATCTTCGAAGCGCCGCCGGACGGCGAGCGGACCTACGACCGCGATTCGCTGCTCATGAACTCGAAGATCCTGGAGAAGAAGCTCCAGGACTTCGGCGTGACCGGGCGCGTGGTGCGCGTCCATCCCGGCCCCGTCATCACGATGTACGAGTACGAGCCGGCGGCGGGCATCAAGGTCAACAAGATCGTCGGCCTGACCGACGACCTGACGATGGCCCTCCGCGCGATCTCGATCCGGATCATCGCGCCCCTGCCCGGCAAATCGGTCGTCGGGATCGAGGTCCCGAATCCCCAGCGAGACACGGTCTACCTGCGCGAATGCCTCGAGTCCGACAGCTTCCGCAAGAGCAAGGGCAAGCTCGCGGTCGCGATGGGCAAGGACATCTTCGGCAACTCGGTGACCTCGGATCTCGCGAAGATGCCGCATCTGCTGGTGGCCGGGTCGACGGGCACGGGCAAGTCGGTCTTCCTGAACTCGTTCCTCTGCTCGCTGCTCATGCGCGCCACGCCGAACGAGCTCAAGCTCCTCATGGTCGATCCCAAGATGCTCGAGCTGTCGATCTACGACGGGATCCCGCATCTGATCGCGGACGTCGTGACGAGCCCGAAGCGCGCGGCGGCGGCGCTCCAGGGCGTCGTTCGCAAGATGGAAGAGCGCTACCAGATGATGAGCGCGACCGGCGTGCGCAACATCGATCAGTTCAACGAGAAGGCGCGGAAGATGATCGAGGAGGGCGAGGAGTCCTTCGAGTTGAAGCTGAAGCCGGGCCAGACCACGCCGGAAGAGATCGAGTGGCAGGAGCTGCCCTACATCGTCGTCGTGATCGACGAGCTCGCCGATCTGATGATGTCCTCCGCCAAGGAGGTCGAGGAGTCGCTCCAGCGCCTCGCGCAGATGGCGCGCGCCGCCGGCATCCACCTCGTGCTGGCGACCCAGCGACCGAGCGTCGACGTCCTCACCGGCGTGATCAAGGCGAACTTCCCGGCCCGCGTATCCTTCCAGGTCTCGAGCGGCACCGACTCGCGGACGATTCTCGACCAGAAGGGCGCGGACGACCTGCTGGGCATGGGCGACATGCTCTTCCTCCCGCCGGGAACGGCGGTGCTCCAGCGGATCCACGGGCCCTTCGTGAACGAAACGGAGGTCCACGACCTCGTAGCCTTCCTGAAGGACCAGGGACGACCGGTCTTCGACGACGACCTGATGCGGGCGAGCGAGGAGGCCGCGACGATCGAGAGCCGGGGCGAGGACGTCGACGAGATGTTCGACCAGGCGGTCGAGATCGTCGCGACGACGCGGAACGCATCGATCTCCTACGTCCAGCGCCGCCTCAAGATCGGGTACAACCGGGCCGCGCGGATCATCGAGCAGATGGAGCTCGAGGGCATGATCGGTCCGCAGATCGGATCGAAGGGCCGCGAGGTCCTGCTGCCGACGCCCGCGGTGGAAGAAGAGATCGACTAG
- a CDS encoding single-stranded DNA-binding protein encodes MAGVNKAILVGNLGRDPELRHTPNGQAVVNFTLATSESWTDKSGERQERTEWHRIVVWGRQAEMCNQYLSKGRTVYVEGRIQTREWEDKDGNKRYTTEINASNVNFIGPRTDGGGGGGGGGSYSGGGGGGGGTRNDAPMDAGPPVDDDIPF; translated from the coding sequence ATGGCAGGTGTCAACAAAGCCATTCTCGTCGGCAATCTCGGACGCGATCCCGAGCTCCGACACACCCCCAACGGTCAGGCCGTCGTGAACTTCACGCTCGCCACCAGCGAGAGCTGGACCGACAAGAGCGGCGAGCGCCAGGAACGCACCGAGTGGCATCGGATCGTCGTCTGGGGTCGGCAGGCGGAGATGTGCAACCAGTACCTCTCCAAGGGCCGGACCGTCTACGTCGAGGGTCGGATCCAGACCCGCGAGTGGGAAGACAAGGACGGCAACAAGCGGTACACGACCGAGATCAACGCCAGCAACGTCAACTTCATCGGCCCGCGCACCGACGGCGGCGGCGGGGGTGGAGGCGGCGGCAGCTACTCGGGCGGCGGCGGTGGAGGCGGCGGGACGCGCAACGACGCGCCCATGGACGCCGGACCGCCGGTGGACGACGACATCCCCTTCTGA
- a CDS encoding TIGR02266 family protein, protein MARVSMEAHEARDGTAIEDAVDRRRAGRAPVTVRIDYATVDEMFSEFTRDINEGGLFIETDKPHEPGTEVSMQFNLPGSDFALKTVGRVVRVTPSASGRPGGMGIEFDELTPDDRTRIDQIVRALRANGAA, encoded by the coding sequence ATGGCCCGAGTCAGCATGGAGGCCCATGAGGCCCGAGACGGCACGGCGATCGAAGACGCCGTCGACCGCCGCCGTGCCGGTCGTGCGCCGGTCACCGTGCGGATCGACTACGCGACCGTCGACGAGATGTTCTCCGAGTTCACGCGAGACATCAACGAAGGCGGCCTCTTCATCGAGACCGACAAGCCTCACGAACCGGGGACCGAAGTGTCGATGCAGTTCAACCTGCCCGGCAGCGATTTCGCGCTCAAGACCGTCGGTCGCGTCGTGCGCGTCACGCCCTCCGCATCCGGCCGGCCCGGCGGCATGGGCATCGAGTTCGACGAGCTCACTCCGGACGATCGCACCCGGATCGACCAGATCGTCCGCGCCCTCCGCGCCAACGGCGCCGCCTGA